The Microcebus murinus isolate Inina chromosome 4, M.murinus_Inina_mat1.0, whole genome shotgun sequence genome has a segment encoding these proteins:
- the IL10RA gene encoding interleukin-10 receptor subunit alpha isoform X1 — translation MLRRLLVLLAALLSRRLGPGAHGTELPGPLSVWFEAKFFLHVLHWTPIPNQSRSTYYEVELQRYGIELWKVIPSCSQALALSCDLTTATLDLYHSNGYRAKVRAVDGSRHSNWTFATRFTVDEVTLTVGRVKLERYNGVILGTIQPPRPKMAPAGDTYESIFSHFREYEVAIRKVPGEYKFTNKKVQNENFSLPTAGEVGEFCVKVKPSVSSRTNKGLWSEEECIVLSRQYFTVAHFIIFSAFVLLLCGALAYCLALHLYVRRRGKLPSVLVFKKPSPFILVTQLPCPETRDTIHPLDEEAFPKVSPELKNSDLHGSTDSGFGSTKPSLQTEEPQFLLPVPDPQAGGTLGNGEPPELAGSCSSGSSNSTDSGICLQEPSLNPDMGPTWEQQVGGDCRGQDDSGIGLVQNSEGQPGDTQHGSALGHVSPLPPEVPAEEDPASVAFQGYLKQTRGTEEKATKAGCLEEEFPLTEGLGPKLRTCLDVEAGWPPPVLAKGYLKQDPIGVTLDSSGVLTGQQNQPTEEWLLLGLTSCGELETCDWSLPHDLAAPGSLLGSFNSDPVTLPLISSLYSSDSG, via the exons ATGCTGCGGCGCCTGCTAGTGCTGCTGGCCGCGCTCCTCAGCCGGCGCCTCGGCCCGGGCGCGCACG GGACAGAATTGCCCGGCCCTCTGTCTGTGTGGTTTGAAGCAAAATTTTTCCTCCATGTCCTCCACTGGACACCCATCCCAAACCAGTCCAGAAGCACCTACTATGAAGTGGAGCTCCAGAG GTATGGAATAGAGCTCTGGAAGGTCATCCCCAGCTGTAGCCAGGCCCTGGCGCTATCCTGTGATCTCACCACAGCGACCCTGGACTTGTACCACAGCAATGGTTACCGGGCCAAAGTCCGGGCGGTGGATGGCAGCCGGCACTCCAACTGGACCTTTGCCACCCGCTTCACTGTGGATGAAG TGACTCTGACAGTTGGCCGAGTGAAACTAGAGAGGTACAACGGTGTCATCCTCGGGACCATCCAGCCCCCCAGGCCCAAAATGGCCCCTGCAGGCGACACCTACGAAAGCATCTTCAGTCACTTCCGCGAGTACGAGGTTGCCATTCGCAAGGTGCCAGGGGAATACAAG TTCACAAACAAGaaagtgcaaaatgaaaactTCAGCCTCCCCACCGCAGGCGAGGTGGGGGAGTTCTGTGTCAAGGTGAAACCATCTGTCAGCTCCCGAACTAACAAAGGGCTATGGTCCGAAGAGGAGTGCATCGTCCTCAGCAGGCAGT ATTTCACCGTGGCCCACTTCATTATCTTCTCCGCCTTCGTCCTGCTGCTGTGTGGAGCGCTGGCCTACTGCCTGGCCCTCCACTTGTACGTGCGGCGCCGGGGGAAGCTGCCCTCCGTCCTG GTCTTCAAGAAGCCCAGCCCCTTCATCCTCGTCACCCAGCTTCCCTGCCCGGAGACCCGAGACACCATCCACCCCCTCGACGAGGAGGCCTTCCCCAAGGTGTCCCCGGAGCTGAAGAACTCGGACCTGCACGGCAGCACAGACAGTGGCTTTGGCAGTACCAAACCATCCCTGCAGACTGAAGAGCCCCAgttcctcctccctgtccccgaCCCCCAGGCTGGTGGGACTCTAGGAAACGGGGAGCCCCCAGAGCTGGCGGGCAGCTGCAGTAGTGGCAGCAGCAACAGCACGGACAGCGGGATCTGCCTGCAGGAGCCCAGCCTGAACCCAGACATGGGGCCCACCTGGGAGCAGCAGGTGGGAGGTGACTGCAGGGGCCAGGACGACAGTGGCATTGGCCTAGTCCAAAACTCTGAGGGACAGCCTGGGGACACACAGCATGGCTCAGCCTTGGGCCATGTCAGCCCCCTGCCACCTGAGGTGCCTGCGGAAGAAGACCCAGCCTCAGTGGCATTCCAGGGCTACCTGAAGCAGACTAGAGGCACAGAGGAGAAGGCAACCAAGGCAGGCTGCCTGGAGGAAGAGTTCCCCTTGACAGAAGGCCTTGGCCCCAAACTCAGGACGTGCCTGGATGTTGAGGCAGGCTGGCCTCCACCAGTGTTGGCCAAGGGCTACTTGAAACAGGATCCCATAGGAGTAACTCTGGACTCCTCAGGAGTCCTGACTGGACAACAGAACCAGCCAACTGAGGAGTGGCTGCTGCTGGGCTTGACCAGCTGCGGTGAATTGGAAACATGTGACTGGAGCTTACCCCATGATCTGGCCGCCCCAGGCAGTCTCCTGGGCAGCTTCAACTCGGACCCGGTCACTCTACCACTGATCTCCAGCCTGTACTCGAGTGACTCAGGCTAA
- the IL10RA gene encoding interleukin-10 receptor subunit alpha isoform X2, translating into MSSTGHPSQTSPEAPTMKWSSRVTLTVGRVKLERYNGVILGTIQPPRPKMAPAGDTYESIFSHFREYEVAIRKVPGEYKFTNKKVQNENFSLPTAGEVGEFCVKVKPSVSSRTNKGLWSEEECIVLSRQYFTVAHFIIFSAFVLLLCGALAYCLALHLYVRRRGKLPSVLVFKKPSPFILVTQLPCPETRDTIHPLDEEAFPKVSPELKNSDLHGSTDSGFGSTKPSLQTEEPQFLLPVPDPQAGGTLGNGEPPELAGSCSSGSSNSTDSGICLQEPSLNPDMGPTWEQQVGGDCRGQDDSGIGLVQNSEGQPGDTQHGSALGHVSPLPPEVPAEEDPASVAFQGYLKQTRGTEEKATKAGCLEEEFPLTEGLGPKLRTCLDVEAGWPPPVLAKGYLKQDPIGVTLDSSGVLTGQQNQPTEEWLLLGLTSCGELETCDWSLPHDLAAPGSLLGSFNSDPVTLPLISSLYSSDSG; encoded by the exons ATGTCCTCCACTGGACACCCATCCCAAACCAGTCCAGAAGCACCTACTATGAAGTGGAGCTCCAGAG TGACTCTGACAGTTGGCCGAGTGAAACTAGAGAGGTACAACGGTGTCATCCTCGGGACCATCCAGCCCCCCAGGCCCAAAATGGCCCCTGCAGGCGACACCTACGAAAGCATCTTCAGTCACTTCCGCGAGTACGAGGTTGCCATTCGCAAGGTGCCAGGGGAATACAAG TTCACAAACAAGaaagtgcaaaatgaaaactTCAGCCTCCCCACCGCAGGCGAGGTGGGGGAGTTCTGTGTCAAGGTGAAACCATCTGTCAGCTCCCGAACTAACAAAGGGCTATGGTCCGAAGAGGAGTGCATCGTCCTCAGCAGGCAGT ATTTCACCGTGGCCCACTTCATTATCTTCTCCGCCTTCGTCCTGCTGCTGTGTGGAGCGCTGGCCTACTGCCTGGCCCTCCACTTGTACGTGCGGCGCCGGGGGAAGCTGCCCTCCGTCCTG GTCTTCAAGAAGCCCAGCCCCTTCATCCTCGTCACCCAGCTTCCCTGCCCGGAGACCCGAGACACCATCCACCCCCTCGACGAGGAGGCCTTCCCCAAGGTGTCCCCGGAGCTGAAGAACTCGGACCTGCACGGCAGCACAGACAGTGGCTTTGGCAGTACCAAACCATCCCTGCAGACTGAAGAGCCCCAgttcctcctccctgtccccgaCCCCCAGGCTGGTGGGACTCTAGGAAACGGGGAGCCCCCAGAGCTGGCGGGCAGCTGCAGTAGTGGCAGCAGCAACAGCACGGACAGCGGGATCTGCCTGCAGGAGCCCAGCCTGAACCCAGACATGGGGCCCACCTGGGAGCAGCAGGTGGGAGGTGACTGCAGGGGCCAGGACGACAGTGGCATTGGCCTAGTCCAAAACTCTGAGGGACAGCCTGGGGACACACAGCATGGCTCAGCCTTGGGCCATGTCAGCCCCCTGCCACCTGAGGTGCCTGCGGAAGAAGACCCAGCCTCAGTGGCATTCCAGGGCTACCTGAAGCAGACTAGAGGCACAGAGGAGAAGGCAACCAAGGCAGGCTGCCTGGAGGAAGAGTTCCCCTTGACAGAAGGCCTTGGCCCCAAACTCAGGACGTGCCTGGATGTTGAGGCAGGCTGGCCTCCACCAGTGTTGGCCAAGGGCTACTTGAAACAGGATCCCATAGGAGTAACTCTGGACTCCTCAGGAGTCCTGACTGGACAACAGAACCAGCCAACTGAGGAGTGGCTGCTGCTGGGCTTGACCAGCTGCGGTGAATTGGAAACATGTGACTGGAGCTTACCCCATGATCTGGCCGCCCCAGGCAGTCTCCTGGGCAGCTTCAACTCGGACCCGGTCACTCTACCACTGATCTCCAGCCTGTACTCGAGTGACTCAGGCTAA